The Benincasa hispida cultivar B227 chromosome 11, ASM972705v1, whole genome shotgun sequence genome has a segment encoding these proteins:
- the LOC120089962 gene encoding protein EMSY-LIKE 1-like isoform X1: MYPAYEITAGTDDDLPPSRHNRVSRKGMPGLSSFSYSRVHDMEAQIHHLEQEAYCSVLRAFKAQADAITWDKESLITELRKELRVSDDEHRELLARVNSDDIIREIREWRQAGGHLNVRRSSSQPIHDVVPSPTVSASRKKQKTSQLNAPLPGFSSMKPMQYSSSVPAGSRQLNNHSSSGALLANESAEAPPYDTLIGRKVWTRWPEDNSFYEAVIKDYDPVKGQHALVYDINTARETWEWVDIKEIPPEDIRWDSEDPGITHRGGHGGQSRVYRRLQSLGGGLAPGSTGRGRGHSKSQSRKEISPSQNGVGKKVLDDIELLNTEALVQEVEKVFNTSNPDPAELEKAKKMLKDHEQALVDAISRLTYASDGESEGAQPNVHDQLVDKNNT, translated from the exons ATGTATCCTGCATATGAAATAACTGCAGGTACTGATGATGATCTTCCACCATCACGTCATAACAGAGTTTCTAGAAAGGGGATGCCTGGTTTGAGTTCTTTCTCATACTCTAGAGTGCATGACATGGAGGCCCAAATCCATCATCTCGAACAAGAAGCTTACTGCTCAGTACTGCGTGCATTTAAAGCCCAAGCGGATGCCATTACCTGG GACAAAGAAAGCTTGATAACGGAGCTTAGGAAAGAATTGAGAGTATCAGATGATGAACACAGAGAGTTGCTCGCCAGGGTTAATTCTGATGATATCATCCGTGAGATTAG GGAGTGGAGACAGGCAGGTGGGCACCTAAATGTGAGACGCAGTTCGTCCCAGCCAATTCATGATGTTGTTCCCAGTCCAACGGTTTCAGCGTCGCGTAAGAAGCAGAAAACAAGTCAACTG aaTGCACCATTGCCTGGTTTTTCATCTATGAAACCGATGCAGTACTCTTCTTCTGTTCCTGCTGGAAGTAGACAGTTAAATAATCATAGTTCTTCTGGTGCCCTTCTGGCAAATGAATCTGCTGAAGCTCCACCATATGACACTTTAATTGGAAGGAAAGTGTGGACCAGGTGGCCCGAGGACAACAGCTTTTACGAGGCTGTCATAAAAGATTACGATCCTGTTAAG GGCCAGCATGCATTGGTTTATGATATAAATACTGCACGAGAGACATGGGAATGGGTTGATATTAAAGAG ATCCCGCCGGAGGATATTCGATGGGATAGTGAGGATCCAGGAATCACTCATCGAGGAGGTCACGGAGGGCAAAGCCGTGTCTATAGAAGATTGCAAAGCTTGGGTGGTGGGTTAGCTCCTGGTAGTACAGGTAGAGGGAGAGGACACTCAAAGAGCCAATCCAGAAAGGAAATTTCGCCATCACAAAATGGTGTTGGAAAGAAAGTGCTGGATGATATAGAATTACTTAATACAGAGGCATTGGTACAGgag GTAGAGAAAGTTTTCAATACAAGTAATCCCGACCCTGCAGAGCTCGAAAAGGCAAAGAAAATGCTTAAA GATCACGAGCAGGCACTTGTGGATGCAATTTCTAGACTAACTTATGCATCTGATGGTGAAAGTG AAGGGGCGCAGCCAAATGTGCATGACCAATTAGTTGACAAGAACAATACTTGA
- the LOC120089962 gene encoding protein EMSY-LIKE 1-like isoform X3, with protein MPGLSSFSYSRVHDMEAQIHHLEQEAYCSVLRAFKAQADAITWDKESLITELRKELRVSDDEHRELLARVNSDDIIREIREWRQAGGHLNVRRSSSQPIHDVVPSPTVSASRKKQKTSQLNAPLPGFSSMKPMQYSSSVPAGSRQLNNHSSSGALLANESAEAPPYDTLIGRKVWTRWPEDNSFYEAVIKDYDPVKGQHALVYDINTARETWEWVDIKEIPPEDIRWDSEDPGITHRGGHGGQSRVYRRLQSLGGGLAPGSTGRGRGHSKSQSRKEISPSQNGVGKKVLDDIELLNTEALVQEVEKVFNTSNPDPAELEKAKKMLKDHEQALVDAISRLTYASDGESEGAQPNVHDQLVDKNNT; from the exons ATGCCTGGTTTGAGTTCTTTCTCATACTCTAGAGTGCATGACATGGAGGCCCAAATCCATCATCTCGAACAAGAAGCTTACTGCTCAGTACTGCGTGCATTTAAAGCCCAAGCGGATGCCATTACCTGG GACAAAGAAAGCTTGATAACGGAGCTTAGGAAAGAATTGAGAGTATCAGATGATGAACACAGAGAGTTGCTCGCCAGGGTTAATTCTGATGATATCATCCGTGAGATTAG GGAGTGGAGACAGGCAGGTGGGCACCTAAATGTGAGACGCAGTTCGTCCCAGCCAATTCATGATGTTGTTCCCAGTCCAACGGTTTCAGCGTCGCGTAAGAAGCAGAAAACAAGTCAACTG aaTGCACCATTGCCTGGTTTTTCATCTATGAAACCGATGCAGTACTCTTCTTCTGTTCCTGCTGGAAGTAGACAGTTAAATAATCATAGTTCTTCTGGTGCCCTTCTGGCAAATGAATCTGCTGAAGCTCCACCATATGACACTTTAATTGGAAGGAAAGTGTGGACCAGGTGGCCCGAGGACAACAGCTTTTACGAGGCTGTCATAAAAGATTACGATCCTGTTAAG GGCCAGCATGCATTGGTTTATGATATAAATACTGCACGAGAGACATGGGAATGGGTTGATATTAAAGAG ATCCCGCCGGAGGATATTCGATGGGATAGTGAGGATCCAGGAATCACTCATCGAGGAGGTCACGGAGGGCAAAGCCGTGTCTATAGAAGATTGCAAAGCTTGGGTGGTGGGTTAGCTCCTGGTAGTACAGGTAGAGGGAGAGGACACTCAAAGAGCCAATCCAGAAAGGAAATTTCGCCATCACAAAATGGTGTTGGAAAGAAAGTGCTGGATGATATAGAATTACTTAATACAGAGGCATTGGTACAGgag GTAGAGAAAGTTTTCAATACAAGTAATCCCGACCCTGCAGAGCTCGAAAAGGCAAAGAAAATGCTTAAA GATCACGAGCAGGCACTTGTGGATGCAATTTCTAGACTAACTTATGCATCTGATGGTGAAAGTG AAGGGGCGCAGCCAAATGTGCATGACCAATTAGTTGACAAGAACAATACTTGA
- the LOC120089962 gene encoding protein EMSY-LIKE 1-like isoform X2, giving the protein MNYEASDSSGTDDDLPPSRHNRVSRKGMPGLSSFSYSRVHDMEAQIHHLEQEAYCSVLRAFKAQADAITWDKESLITELRKELRVSDDEHRELLARVNSDDIIREIREWRQAGGHLNVRRSSSQPIHDVVPSPTVSASRKKQKTSQLNAPLPGFSSMKPMQYSSSVPAGSRQLNNHSSSGALLANESAEAPPYDTLIGRKVWTRWPEDNSFYEAVIKDYDPVKGQHALVYDINTARETWEWVDIKEIPPEDIRWDSEDPGITHRGGHGGQSRVYRRLQSLGGGLAPGSTGRGRGHSKSQSRKEISPSQNGVGKKVLDDIELLNTEALVQEVEKVFNTSNPDPAELEKAKKMLKDHEQALVDAISRLTYASDGESEGAQPNVHDQLVDKNNT; this is encoded by the exons ATGAACTATGAAGCCTCCGACAGTAGCG GTACTGATGATGATCTTCCACCATCACGTCATAACAGAGTTTCTAGAAAGGGGATGCCTGGTTTGAGTTCTTTCTCATACTCTAGAGTGCATGACATGGAGGCCCAAATCCATCATCTCGAACAAGAAGCTTACTGCTCAGTACTGCGTGCATTTAAAGCCCAAGCGGATGCCATTACCTGG GACAAAGAAAGCTTGATAACGGAGCTTAGGAAAGAATTGAGAGTATCAGATGATGAACACAGAGAGTTGCTCGCCAGGGTTAATTCTGATGATATCATCCGTGAGATTAG GGAGTGGAGACAGGCAGGTGGGCACCTAAATGTGAGACGCAGTTCGTCCCAGCCAATTCATGATGTTGTTCCCAGTCCAACGGTTTCAGCGTCGCGTAAGAAGCAGAAAACAAGTCAACTG aaTGCACCATTGCCTGGTTTTTCATCTATGAAACCGATGCAGTACTCTTCTTCTGTTCCTGCTGGAAGTAGACAGTTAAATAATCATAGTTCTTCTGGTGCCCTTCTGGCAAATGAATCTGCTGAAGCTCCACCATATGACACTTTAATTGGAAGGAAAGTGTGGACCAGGTGGCCCGAGGACAACAGCTTTTACGAGGCTGTCATAAAAGATTACGATCCTGTTAAG GGCCAGCATGCATTGGTTTATGATATAAATACTGCACGAGAGACATGGGAATGGGTTGATATTAAAGAG ATCCCGCCGGAGGATATTCGATGGGATAGTGAGGATCCAGGAATCACTCATCGAGGAGGTCACGGAGGGCAAAGCCGTGTCTATAGAAGATTGCAAAGCTTGGGTGGTGGGTTAGCTCCTGGTAGTACAGGTAGAGGGAGAGGACACTCAAAGAGCCAATCCAGAAAGGAAATTTCGCCATCACAAAATGGTGTTGGAAAGAAAGTGCTGGATGATATAGAATTACTTAATACAGAGGCATTGGTACAGgag GTAGAGAAAGTTTTCAATACAAGTAATCCCGACCCTGCAGAGCTCGAAAAGGCAAAGAAAATGCTTAAA GATCACGAGCAGGCACTTGTGGATGCAATTTCTAGACTAACTTATGCATCTGATGGTGAAAGTG AAGGGGCGCAGCCAAATGTGCATGACCAATTAGTTGACAAGAACAATACTTGA